ATAAACCTATCTTGAGATAATATATCGATTGTCTTAAGGCAGGCGTTCTTAATCTGTGTTTTAAGTTTTGGATGAAGCGATTTTAAAGAGTGCTCAAAAGACGGTTTAAATTCAAACCTCATACAGACTTGAGGTGTCTTTTGGCTCCTTCTGCAGAGGTAAATAATTTCCCTTTTTCTCCGGCAAGCTTATCAATCTTCGCCCACTCGTCTTTGGTAAATCCTGACGGCTCGACATTGATATTGCAGCGCGCGATAACCACTCCGCTTTTATCAAGGCA
This sequence is a window from Candidatus Omnitrophota bacterium. Protein-coding genes within it:
- a CDS encoding type II toxin-antitoxin system PrlF family antitoxin; protein product: MTVIGMSKITSKGQVTLPAAVRKMLKLNRGQNIAFCLDKSGVVIARCNINVEPSGFTKDEWAKIDKLAGEKGKLFTSAEGAKRHLKSV